ATTATTCCCAACCTCCTCCTGCCGCCGATGGCCACCATGGAACGCCGGAAAACGCTGACCATGAACTGGGACGGCCTCGGCGACGACGAAGACGACGAGCTCTTTTTCGAGACCTATAACCGTCTCTCCTGCGCCGTCCCCGTTGACTTAGCCTCTTCCTCCGACGAAGATGAGGATTTTGAGGACGGCCGCCTCTCCTTCGCCTCCGCCGTTTCCTCCATTCAACCCAAGAAACACCGAACTTCAGCGGCGGAGGAGATTCTCAGACAACAAgcctccgccgccgccgccgccccCAACTACGATATATGGATGGCCGCCCCGGGATCCATCACGGAGCGGAGAAAAAGACTGCTAGGCAGCATGGGTCTCGACGAAAACAGAGAGCTCCTTAAAGCCACCAGCGCCGCCATCGGACGCGCCATGACGAAGAAATTTGAAATGCAACAAgaacctcctcctccttccgCCTCATCCAAACCACCCAAAACAGACGCCGCCTCCGCCGCTTCCAGCTCCCCTGTTTCAGCAGAGCACAAAAAAACAGAGCAAACCCCTGTTTCACTCGTCCTTGTCCGGTCACGCTCCGAGGGTGACATAGACTCATTCTCCACGGCGAAACAAAGGAAAGAGGAGATGATAGGAAAAGGTTCAAAGCAGAGGCTCACCAGAACCGCCTCTGAAATAGCCATGCCGCGCGTCGTCCGGCGCGCGGATGGAAACAGAGTAGTGGCGAAGGACGCCTCCGCCGTGGAACCGCACCGGAAAATGTCTCCGGCGGTGGTGACGGATTCCGGGGTGGGAGCGTTCTTCTTGATAAAGAATCTTGACACCGGGAAAGAGTTCATTGTGAATGAATACCGTGAGGATGGGATGTGGAACAGGCTGAGCGATTTGCAGACGGGGAAGCAGCTAACAATGGAGGAATTTGAGAAAACAGTGGGACATTCTTCGGTGGTGAATGAGCTCATGCGCCGCGCCAATGTGGCGAGGAGCGACGGTTACGGGAAGAAGCTCACTTCGAATTCTCACATTTTGAGGAGCTTGAGGCTGAGCAAGAGGAGAGGGGCATCGTTGCTGAAGAACATTAAGGGCGTCGCGAGCGGGTTCGTCGGAGAACGCGAAAGGGAAGGTGGTGCGGTGGTGGCGCCGTCGCCGCCTGTGGCAGAGGCGAAGCAGCCGACGGGGCAGGGGAAGAACAAGTGGGTGCGGGTGAGGAACACTGGGAAGACGCAGAAGGAGCTTTCGGCGTTGCATTTGTGTCAGGAGTTTCAGGCGCATGAAGGGTGCGTTTGGACGATTAAGTTCAGTTTGGACGGACATTTTCTTGCTACCGCCGGGGAGGACAAGACGATTCACGTTTGGGAGGTGCAGGAGTGTGAGGTCATGTCGTTGAGGCCGGAGGAAGGGAACCTCACTCCCATTCATCCCTCGTTGCTTTCTTCCATGGAACGAGGAGGAGGAGCCGAGGCACCGGCCCCTCCGCCTCTAGGGAAGAAGAAGGGGATGTTTGGGAGTAGGAGAGGGAGCGCGATTCCGGACTATGTCCATGTTCCGGAAACCGTGTTCACCCTCTCCGACAAACCTTATTGCTCTTTCCAGGGTCATTTGGATGAAGTTTTGGATTTGTCATGGTCCAGATCTCAGGTAAAATTTgacaaaatatttcaaaattttacATAATATAAACAACTATAGCAAATTCCTTCAAAAACCACAATGAAACCAAAATCACACAAAAGCAAAAGCTAAGTAAAGTTGCTTTTGTCCATCAGAATTTTGGGCTGCACCGTGATTTTTGAAGGAGTTTCCAAACGTACACATACTTTTGCAGTGTATCAGTGATTTAGAGGCGacaagaagagagaaatagatttTAGGTGCTAAAATTGAGAGTTGTTTAAGAAAATTGAGGTGATGTTGCAGAAATTGCTATCACTAACCTATTGCAAAAGCTTCTAAAACATTAATTTGCCATTTGGTagatactatttttttttttttttgaaaatgagtaGATGCTATTTGTTAAGAGAATGAAATTAGGATACAGTTATTTTCAGAAACAACTCTTGCATGAATTtcatgatatattattatgtattTCCAATTTAAAGTTGATACTGTTTTTGCTTTTTTTAATATGGGTTTGCCCTTGCAGCTACTTCTCTCATCCTCCATGGATAAAACAGTGAGATTGTGGGACTTGGAAACCAAGTCATGCTTGAAATTCTTTGCGCACAATGACTATGGTGATATGTTCAAACTTTGGCCTATTGTTTTAATTATGCCATGTATCTTGTGACTAGGACATGAATTTTACTTAACTACCTTTGTTTTTTGTCTTGCTATTTGCTGTCTGCTATCTGCTATGGAATATGGCAGTAACCTGCGTGCAATTCAACCCAATGGACGAAGATTATTTCATTAGTGGATCTCTTGATGCTAAGGTTAGAATGTGGAGCATCCCTTCGCGTCATGTGGTGGACTGGACTGATATCCATGAAATGGTCACTGCTGTGTCTTACACCCCAGATGGTCAAGTATGTTTTTCTTCCTCTATGCATTTCTAAATTTGTTTGATGACTACAATTTCTTAGACAAAAGTTAGTATTTGTACAATggttttaaaaattgaataatGATACTTTCATTCTAACAAATTTCACAAGATGCATTGGTTTTGATCATTGGTATACTTTCTTTCATTGTTGTAGGGTGTTCTAGTTGGTACACAAAAAGGGAATTGTCGAACTTACAGCATAGAAGGTGCTAATTACTCTACTAGTCTGTTCAAATTTCTATCTTAATCCTAATCAGTTTACAATCTTACTATATTATTTCACTCATAATTGCATATTCTATATGTTCTTAACTCTCATTCCTATATGGCTGCCAGATTACAAATTAACTCAAACGGGCACAATTGAGATTCGAAACAAGAAGAAATCCCAGCTAAAAAAGGTTACTGGCTTCGAGgtacattattttatttttctccctTTGCCAAAGTATAGGTTTTATGGTTTCCTCCTCCCAAAAATTATTATATGTCAAGAAGGAAAATTGACTGGATTTGTATCTTCATAGTTTGCCCCATTTAATCCGTCAGAAGTGCTGGTTACTTCAGCTGATTGCAGGATAAGAATTGTGGATGGTTCAGATGTTGTTCATAAGTTTAAAGGTGTGTCCACTTTTTTTCTCCTACTTGAAAAATGAGTTGATATAAGCTTTTGCCTTGATAACAAATGGATAGTTAGTGTAACTAAGATGTTGGTAAAAGCAGGTTTTAGAAATACAAACAGCCAAATGGCAGCTTCATTTAGTCCAAATGGAAGACATATCATAAGTGCAAGTGAGGATTCTCAAGTGTATGTTTGGAAACACGAAACAAGCTCGGGAAAAAGCAGAGGCGTACTTACTACTCAATCTCACGAGCACTTCCCATGTAAAGATGTTTCAGTAGCAGTAGCTTGGCCTTGTACTATTAGGGGTGATCCACCGCCAATGCCAGTGCATCATTCCAAAAAGAACTCGAAACGTTCAATGGCATCCTCAGACGAAACCCCCGCAAACAGCAAGAGAATGTTGCCACCTCTTCCAAAGAAAGGTAACAGCCATGCCTTAGAAAGCGCCTGCGCCTCACCAGATCGCGACCCTGCAGCAATTTCGCGTTCAGAATCTGGAAATGGAGATTCTTTCGCAAACAGTAAGAGAATGCTGTTGCCTCCTCTCCCCAAGAAAAGTAACAACCACCAGGGCACAGAAAGTGACTCAAATCATGTAGATGAGGACTTTGAGGAAATTTCTCGAACAGATAATGGGCTAGGTGATTCATTTTCTTCTGGCTCTGGATCAATTAGGTATGGCGATTCGCCTTCTATATCAGCTGCAGCTACTCCATCTTGGTCTTCTTCATATTCATCATTTGATAGTAGCCATACTATGGCGAATCATTCCTCAGCCTGGGGATTGGTTATTGTTACAGCTGGGTTTGGAGGTGAAATCAGGTGTTATCAGAATTTTGGATTGCCTCGGAGAATGAGCAGGCAGGCCAATCTTTTTGGAAACCCTACATAACATCTTTTTCCATGACAAAATTAACTTAGAAGCGTTTTTTCCTCTTCAAAGATATTTGAAAGGAAGGAATAGCACAAGATaaaatgtaaattaattttttttttctcattagaTTGGGGTATCATGTGGATTGTGGCAATTTTGGTGTCTGTATCCTTCTGGTTAGTAAGCCACAGAAATATTAGAGACAATGCAAGAAATGCAAAGGGAAAGGAAAAAATAGCAATTTTAGATACATCAAGCTAATTAAGCCTTTTCCTTTTCTGTTTCTTTCGGTTTATGTTGTTGTAGGGTAAGGAATCTACACAAACGTGTTAGATTGGGCAAAACAAATGAATAAAAATTGACAAATAGAAAGGGAAACATGCAAGAATATAAACATGTATGATCAAGTGGATCTTTGTTCTTGTTTTGTTAAATGTTTTGCAACAAAAGGATGAATACATGGGAAACCTGGAACTAGTTGGCTCTTGCATATCATCTCTTTTAACATAATTGGCTTTCTTATGCGCTAATTCCCTTAAAAGCTGAATTCATTTGTCCCAAACAaacatggtggtggtggtcgaaATCGCAATATAATTCGTTAAATCGCAATATAAATCGCTAATACatgatgatttttttattgattataATACTTACTTTGTCCTCTAAACTCTAAAGTGTGTAAAGAAAGCAAATTCAAGATCAacataataataactaattttaTGGCCTtaaatactatatatatatttttctcctAAATATATAAAGTACCAGTGCTATGAAAATTTAAATACATtcatgaaaaaattatttttaaaacataTGGATTTAACATGAAATTTTAAGAGGCAATTAAAGCTATAGATTTCCACTATCTActaaaatgaaaatgacaacgtAATATAATGGTTTGTGTGGCAAAAGCATAAATGTACATCctcgttatgaagaagaaatacAAATAAGAATAAAATAAGTGAAGAAGTGGGGTTGGAGTATCTATGAACTGTTTACCGCAAAAGAAACATGAAGAAATCAAGTATATCCAATGAGTATTGGTATTGGTAGATggggaaagaaaacaaaaaagtgaATTAGAATATTTAGAATAGAAGTTGATGAAACTTGAACTTCTAGAGTTCTGGTGACACTCAAGGTAAAAATACAAAACAATGGAGGCATTCATCATTTGACCGGgcattcaaaattcaaacacataatattgtaattatatatatagtttatcATTTGTAAAAAATGAAAGTCACGTGGGGGCAGATGCCCCACCATCCCTCAATGTAAATTCGCCCATGCTCTCTACTACGACAACACTCTATATTGCATCGACGCGTCGCCCGCTCCATATTCCCCCTTGCATTTGTCGCCCCTGCATCCTACATTTGCCAGGGTCGTGAGCTCCAATAACAGGACAACCACCACCTTCCGCTGCGAAAAATAATCGTTGTGCCTTGTGCTCAACACTGCTTCATCCCACCTTCCCTTGCGACTTAGCACATCCACTGCACAAGTATATAAAACCGAGTTTTATTTTACTTAACAACTTTGGGGAATGCTAATTTGTCTTATCTAGTATTTTACTAGGTTGTGACTGtcaataaaaaagttaaaggGTGGCAAGAAAGGATCACTAGCATAATTTGGCAAAATGAACATGGAAGCATCACCATACCAACAAGACTGGACTCACTGACTCAGGATGTAGAACTATGACCCATTCTCATACTACTTAATGTGAACCATACTATAAATAGTAAGATATTAGTATTGAATCCGCGCCATGCACGACTGATATATGAAAGacacaaataaataaagaaaagacTAAATTGAGCATGTATATAAGTCAGTAACATTACAAAATCAAATGTTGGTAAAAAAATCTTTATAAACCATATTATTTGTCGTGAAGATGGATTTTATTTCTCATTAAaggcaaaaaaaattcaacaatttCCTGCTTGTAACTCTAGAAAGCGTCACATACAGTTGATCATGTGTTAGTACTAGTATTTTAAGGTATTAGTTGAATTTTAGTTGAAATTTTacattataataaatatttttatttaaattttagttaTAATTACTTTGAGTCTGACTTAATTTAGAGCACAAAAATGTGTAAACTAAGATTTAGTTTTAGTAATTAATTTATATCACTATATAGCCATAATGTTAACTTACATTAccataatataaatatataataaagtAATCAATTGATATTTAATATTAGTGGAGAGATTGATAccttttttcaaaattttaaagtttttttatttaaattacatTGCTATAAatggttttatttaattttgaattgGAATTAATATCACAATTGTTATGAGCATAAAGTTTTGTTAGAtgcgattttttttttaatatttggtttggaaaataaaaattttgaaTCATATTTGGATTATATTAGAAAACgtaataaaatataaacatCTAAATTGGATACACAATAGATTATGTCTTTTTAAATTGTAAActataataaatataatttatttgtgaaaataacatatttttataattGTATTTATCctgaaattttaatttgaacTTAAATATGTTAATATAGTATAGTatctttttttaaattagtataGTATTAAcatattcttaaaaaaatatatgttaatAAAGCAAATAAGGTCATAATGAATTTTTAAATTCTTAGAAATTCAGAAAATATAACATCAACCTACTAATAATagcatgagagagaaaaaaaacacaataagaacattGCATGAAGGGTGACACCTATGGAATTAGGAGTTACTATTTTTTGGTGGGATttgttttattatatatatatatatatatatatatttctttattttatctttcaCGGATGTTGGCATCAGATTGAAATTGATTCCACATTCTTCCCgacaaatattttattttattttgctgaAATTCTAACTTGCGATCTGATCTTAGACCATGAGCAATGGTTGGTTGAATCTTGTTTTGTTTACCCCTTCTCAaccccactttttcttttcccaacactctacatcatcttctctctccaattcaacactcattcaacttttacccactccaatagttttacttaactctcaacaccctaccccaccacttttttatttcacatttttatttaattttatatttttgtttttatgattacataaaattacaattatcgatttaaattaaattaaaacaataaacacttaacaattttttttttaaatatagactataatttattttattttcttaacttaaaatgcaagacaacaaactaagcacacaataatttattttattttcttaaaataaaatgcaagacaacaaactaagcacacaataacttaaaatgcaagacaacaaactaagcacacaacacacaaatagcgtaattagtacgatacaaatcatcttcaatcctgaaacattccaaactttgcccagatgtgtttcactagatctgcttgcagtttgtgatgaacatttgaatcacgcaactcggatctaacacgcacatgatttgcaaaagcgggtaacacctcggtctagtatggttgcggtgtactagatccactttccacagattgctcaaaatcggtccaacgttgcAAATCGGTCGAGTATTGGtacttgttgggatccatttcaaaacaaaggctaAATCAAACTTGgtgagaaagataataagatggtgagaaagataataagatggagaaaaacttggtttttttttctgtgtccaaatcaaacgaaccaagtctctatttatagagaaaaaaaaatcatgaattttggtataaattttttttccagaaattttttttttgatgaaataattgagttcatcACCAAGGGTAAAAGAAATCCGGCGACCCAATCAGAAGCAGACACGTGGTAGCCCCATTTAATCCGTCAGCTTCTCTCTCCTTCCGCAGGCGCGTCACGCACCTTGTCTGCGCGTGAAGGCCACGCGCCTGTCGGTGGCCATTAAGAACGCGCCACGTGGCGTCCGGTAGCTCTCTCAACTTTGTTGAGCTTCCTCAACATTTCTCCCCTCCCTCTCTCCTCCACATCACCCTCAATATTCTTCAACAACCACGACAACATCTCAACAATCCTTAACACAAtttttcaacaaccattgcTCATGGTCTTATATGAAGGTTTAGTTTCTTTAACCCTGAACAAGTACACCAACTTGTAATCGTTAAACGCACCCCAGGCACCCCCTTTTTTCCACGCACTTAACTAACATATTTATAAGTGTATAGTTCATGTGGGCGGTGCGTTTAGCTGTGAGGGTGGCGCTTTTAACAATTACCCAACTTTTACGAGTAAGCTGAATTCAAATTGCAGTCCCCGCGCACTCCCTCCCAAGTAGGCAAGTATAAattaacttcatcttcttcgctACGATTGATTCTGAGCGCTCCAAATCTCACTGATTTCACTCCAAAACCCTAGCAGAATCTCCCAATTCCAAACCCTGAATCTTCCACAATGTCCTCACCTACAACCTACCCAGTCGTCGTCGACGACAAGGACCTCGACGACGCCGCTTTGTGGGCCATGATCGATTCCGCCACGGCCTCGCGCAAATCCCTCGTCAGCAAGCACCATTCCCCTTCTCCGATCTCGAAATCCTCGCCGCCGGCACCGAAGTTTCAGAGGCTATCCGGGGACTCCGGCGAAGTGGTGCACGATCCGTGGCCTTACCGGCCGCCGAGGAAAATCGCGAGGATCTGTTCTTCGGAGGAAAGCAGCCCCCTCGCTTTGGTTCGAAGCGTGCAGAGGACGACGCCGCCGGCGAAAGTTTACTCGTCACCGGAGACCGGAAAGTTGAGCGAAGCGCAAAGCAGCCCCCTCGCTTTGGTTCGAAGCGTGCAGAGGATGCCGCCGGCGAAAGTTTACTCATCGCCGGAGACCGGAAAGTTGAGCGAAGCAACGCAAGAACTGAGCAGTTACACGGAGGTCTCACCGAGGTGCTTTGGGAGGggtgaggaggagaaggagaacAGCCTGAGGCATAGCTTGTCTGGAAGTTTTCCTTCGGTTTCGTTGTTTAAGGAGTACCAGAATGCAGCTATGGCGGTAACTTTTCTGATTCCTTTGCTTTAGGCTCTAAAGTTTTACTTTAACATGCTATTTTCTGGCTGAATGAAGCGTTTGAACTGTGGAACCATGGTTTGGTGGCTTGGAATTCCATGAAAAGTTGAATGTGATTAATACATTTGCATCATTACAATTAGGAAATGGAGTTGAATTATTATACTCTTATGTGtatatttttgtttatttcGCAAACAGTTGATTAATTTTTGTTTCATTCTGTCATAAAATGCTTAAATATAATATGCTATTTTGTATACATTTTGTATTATCTTGTTTCTGCATTTCATCTCAGTTTATTGGTTATCTTGTCTTACATAATCATAGGTTACGAAAGAGGTGATGATAAAATTAGCGTCATAAGTCTAAACTTTATTGCCACCATGATATAGAGGGAGAGATATAAGAGAGAGTGAAACTGAATAGAGAGAGATATAAGCAGATGCTCCAAGTTTGGATTCTTGTATTTAATGATTGCAATATACTTCAACCTATGTTTTGCTTTCGTATATAACACATCAACATCTGCAGTCTCCACAGTAGTTTATGCAACatctgaaaaatacaagtttGCCTGCTGCGCCAcaatttatttgttttcctgTAGGATTCTCACCTAGTCAATCCTTTGTTGTGCCTAATGGACAGATTTTGGAGAAAACTGATTACACTTTGATTTCTGGGAATCCTTACATTAAAAAAACAGGTACTCAAAGTTTGTCTGCTAATAACATTGAAAATGACACTGTAGATGTGACATGGCACATGTGTTTTTTGTAGGTTGGAGAAAGATATCTTGTTACTTTAATATTTCGTATGAAATCAGAGACAAGAATATTGAGTTTGATCAGGACCGCAATGTTCAGCGTGCCGAGTTTGTGATTCGTGCATACATGCAGTATGCTTCTTGTTTTGCACTTTCAATTAACTTAATGATTTCTATTCTTACTGCAGTTACTGCCACTGGTattgatttttttgttacatcagGGGTGGCAGGTTCTCAGATGGTTGGGGCTCTTGTGACCGACGTGAAAAGAGATTTCAGAAACCAAACCATGATATCCCAAGCACAGCGGAAACTAGAGCCAAAAATAAAGCTTGTCAAGTAAGTCATTTTTATCATGTTATATTTTTCAGAATTATATTTCAATCATTCGGTGCTACTTTAGCTGCTTATGCACCAAGCCGGGTATTGGCAGCTTCTTCCAACTACTTTTCTTTCACATATGTAGGTTATACATGCGGCTATAACATTAATAATATATGATACCCGGTTCATCTCTTTAGCATTTGGTTATACTCTTCAATGCAACTTCATTTGGCTCCTATGTCATAATTTAATATGTGAGGGAATAGGAATGCTATAAAAACACTCATTTAAATATACTCTTCAACAGATTTCTTGTGATTTATTTTGTGAAAAGTCAACACATTTTGCTCACAATTTAATAAAAATGTGTtgatttttttacaaaataaacCAATCATTTGTAGTGTGTTGCTAGAACTCCATATATCCAGTAACTTATTCAAATGGCATTTATGTAAACGAGGCTGTAAGTGTATTGTATCCATAttatcatgaaccaactatctcacttaagctgttgggtgaaAACACATAAACatgtttatattatatttctaatacGTCACCTCGCCCAAGAGCCCCTTGGGATTGTGCCTGACTATGTTGTGTCGAGAACTATTCTATTTGAA
This is a stretch of genomic DNA from Lotus japonicus ecotype B-129 chromosome 1, LjGifu_v1.2. It encodes these proteins:
- the LOC130729304 gene encoding uncharacterized protein LOC130729304 isoform X1, which codes for MSSPTTYPVVVDDKDLDDAALWAMIDSATASRKSLVSKHHSPSPISKSSPPAPKFQRLSGDSGEVVHDPWPYRPPRKIARICSSEESSPLALVRSVQRTTPPAKVYSSPETGKLSEAQSSPLALVRSVQRMPPAKVYSSPETGKLSEATQELSSYTEVSPRCFGRGEEEKENSLRHSLSGSFPSVSLFKEYQNAAMAILEKTDYTLISGNPYIKKTGWRKISCYFNISYEIRDKNIEFDQDRNVQRAEFVIRAYMQGGRFSDGWGSCDRREKRFQKPNHDIPSTAETRAKNKACQDLLGIGEYRPGAATQFR
- the LOC130729302 gene encoding uncharacterized protein LOC130729302 gives rise to the protein MATMERRKTLTMNWDGLGDDEDDELFFETYNRLSCAVPVDLASSSDEDEDFEDGRLSFASAVSSIQPKKHRTSAAEEILRQQASAAAAAPNYDIWMAAPGSITERRKRLLGSMGLDENRELLKATSAAIGRAMTKKFEMQQEPPPPSASSKPPKTDAASAASSSPVSAEHKKTEQTPVSLVLVRSRSEGDIDSFSTAKQRKEEMIGKGSKQRLTRTASEIAMPRVVRRADGNRVVAKDASAVEPHRKMSPAVVTDSGVGAFFLIKNLDTGKEFIVNEYREDGMWNRLSDLQTGKQLTMEEFEKTVGHSSVVNELMRRANVARSDGYGKKLTSNSHILRSLRLSKRRGASLLKNIKGVASGFVGEREREGGAVVAPSPPVAEAKQPTGQGKNKWVRVRNTGKTQKELSALHLCQEFQAHEGCVWTIKFSLDGHFLATAGEDKTIHVWEVQECEVMSLRPEEGNLTPIHPSLLSSMERGGGAEAPAPPPLGKKKGMFGSRRGSAIPDYVHVPETVFTLSDKPYCSFQGHLDEVLDLSWSRSQLLLSSSMDKTVRLWDLETKSCLKFFAHNDYVTCVQFNPMDEDYFISGSLDAKVRMWSIPSRHVVDWTDIHEMVTAVSYTPDGQGVLVGTQKGNCRTYSIEDYKLTQTGTIEIRNKKKSQLKKVTGFEFAPFNPSEVLVTSADCRIRIVDGSDVVHKFKGFRNTNSQMAASFSPNGRHIISASEDSQVYVWKHETSSGKSRGVLTTQSHEHFPCKDVSVAVAWPCTIRGDPPPMPVHHSKKNSKRSMASSDETPANSKRMLPPLPKKGNSHALESACASPDRDPAAISRSESGNGDSFANSKRMLLPPLPKKSNNHQGTESDSNHVDEDFEEISRTDNGLGDSFSSGSGSIRYGDSPSISAAATPSWSSSYSSFDSSHTMANHSSAWGLVIVTAGFGGEIRCYQNFGLPRRMSRQANLFGNPT
- the LOC130729304 gene encoding uncharacterized protein LOC130729304 isoform X3; the encoded protein is MSSPTTYPVVVDDKDLDDAALWAMIDSATASRKSLVSKHHSPSPISKSSPPAPKFQRLSGDSGEVVHDPWPYRPPRKIARICSSEESSPLALVRSVQRTTPPAKVYSSPETGKLSEAQSSPLALVRSVQRMPPAKVYSSPETGKLSEATQELSSYTEVSPRCFGRGEEEKENSLRHSLSGSFPSVSLFKEYQNAAMAILEKTDYTLISGNPYIKKTGVAGSQMVGALVTDVKRDFRNQTMISQAQRKLEPKIKLVKTCWE
- the LOC130729304 gene encoding uncharacterized protein LOC130729304 isoform X2, yielding MSSPTTYPVVVDDKDLDDAALWAMIDSATASRKSLVSKHHSPSPISKSSPPAPKFQRLSGDSGEVVHDPWPYRPPRKIARICSSEESSPLALVRSVQRTTPPAKVYSSPETGKLSEAQSSPLALVRSVQRMPPAKVYSSPETGKLSEATQELSSYTEVSPRCFGRGEEEKENSLRHSLSGSFPSVSLFKEYQNAAMAILEKTDYTLISGNPYIKKTVTATGIDFFVTSGVAGSQMVGALVTDVKRDFRNQTMISQAQRKLEPKIKLVKTCWE